One window of the Janthinobacterium sp. PAMC25594 genome contains the following:
- a CDS encoding MFS transporter has protein sequence MSPVTFIEQRIFSSLFQYCARHLRGDGSAASVNFRRLWFSNGLNCFGAQITSLALPLCAVLLLHATPEQMGVLVALQALPFALFGLPVGVLLDRRSKHRIMLFSETMSGLALASVAVAYWCGVLSMPWLYIVGFIIGTGFVVGGGAEQVFLTFLVGRDGLIDAQSKFAATESASRLIGPGLAGVLVQVLSAPVAILCTACGYLVSVINLRAMSVRDPRPAPSSKHALRDIADGLLFVWREPLLRALAWGAGIWHFLFYASMALTVLFATRDLGMSPGVLGMTQMLGGAGVLLSAFIVKPLTRRYGAGPTILIGLASTSVCFALTPTIPAALFGSAAGSAVAYAVLMFFFDCGVMLFFIPYLGLRQKVTPDPMLGRMTSTMRFLTVATAPLGALAAGWVAEHFGVRNGLACIAAGSIALTIAMVWGTPLRSVRT, from the coding sequence GTGAGCCCGGTCACCTTTATCGAGCAGCGTATTTTCTCCTCCCTCTTCCAGTATTGCGCCCGCCACCTGCGCGGCGACGGCAGCGCCGCCAGCGTCAATTTTCGCCGCCTGTGGTTCAGCAACGGCCTCAATTGCTTCGGCGCCCAGATCACCTCGCTGGCCCTGCCCCTGTGCGCGGTATTGTTATTACATGCGACGCCGGAACAGATGGGGGTGCTCGTCGCCCTGCAGGCGCTGCCGTTTGCCCTCTTCGGCTTGCCCGTCGGCGTGCTGCTGGACCGGCGCAGCAAACACCGGATCATGCTGTTCAGCGAAACCATGTCGGGCCTGGCGCTGGCCAGCGTCGCCGTCGCCTACTGGTGCGGCGTGCTGTCGATGCCCTGGTTATATATAGTGGGATTCATCATCGGCACGGGCTTCGTTGTCGGTGGCGGCGCTGAGCAGGTGTTTCTGACCTTCCTCGTGGGCCGCGACGGCTTGATCGATGCGCAATCGAAATTTGCCGCCACCGAATCGGCTTCGCGCCTGATCGGCCCCGGCCTGGCCGGCGTGCTGGTGCAAGTCCTGTCGGCGCCCGTCGCCATCCTGTGCACGGCTTGCGGCTATCTGGTTTCTGTAATCAATCTGCGCGCCATGAGCGTGCGCGATCCACGCCCGGCGCCGTCAAGCAAGCACGCCTTGCGCGACATCGCCGACGGCTTGCTGTTTGTCTGGCGCGAGCCGCTGCTGCGCGCGCTGGCCTGGGGTGCCGGCATCTGGCACTTCCTGTTTTACGCCAGCATGGCCTTGACGGTGCTGTTCGCCACGCGCGACCTGGGCATGAGCCCTGGCGTGCTGGGCATGACGCAGATGCTCGGTGGCGCCGGCGTGCTGCTGAGCGCCTTCATCGTCAAGCCGCTGACACGCCGCTATGGCGCCGGCCCCACCATCCTGATCGGACTGGCGTCCACCTCCGTGTGCTTTGCCCTGACGCCCACCATCCCCGCCGCCTTGTTCGGCAGCGCGGCCGGCAGCGCCGTGGCGTATGCCGTACTGATGTTCTTTTTTGATTGCGGCGTGATGCTGTTCTTCATTCCCTACCTGGGCTTGCGCCAGAAGGTCACACCCGACCCCATGCTGGGCCGCATGACCTCGACCATGCGCTTCCTGACGGTGGCAACGGCGCCGCTGGGCGCGCTGGCCGCCGGCTGGGTAGCGGAACACTTTGGCGTGCGCAATGGCCTGGCCTGCATCGCGGCAGGCAGCATTGCACTGACGATCGCCATGGTGTGGGGCACGCCGCTGCGTAGCGTGCGCACCTGA
- a CDS encoding universal stress protein, with protein MFNTILFPTDGSPLSDKAAETALAFAQLNKAKLVSISVVQPFPFSPMADGGIVLDAGLYEQQMQEASQRAVDKIGEAARAVGVPFEGVVVVSPSPHEEIVNAAQTYHCDIILMASHGRKGLNKLFVGSETQKVLAHTQLPVMVLR; from the coding sequence ATGTTTAACACCATCTTATTTCCCACCGACGGCTCGCCGCTGTCCGACAAAGCGGCCGAGACGGCCCTCGCCTTCGCTCAATTGAACAAGGCCAAGCTGGTTAGCATCAGCGTGGTGCAACCCTTCCCGTTCTCGCCGATGGCCGATGGCGGCATCGTGCTCGACGCCGGTTTGTACGAGCAACAAATGCAGGAAGCATCGCAACGCGCCGTCGACAAGATCGGCGAAGCGGCGCGCGCCGTCGGCGTGCCCTTCGAAGGCGTGGTCGTCGTCTCGCCCAGCCCGCATGAGGAAATCGTCAATGCGGCGCAAACCTACCATTGCGACATCATCCTGATGGCCTCGCATGGCCGCAAAGGCTTGAACAAACTGTTCGTGGGCAGCGAAACGCAAAAAGTGCTGGCGCATACCCAGCTGCCAGTGATGGTCCTGCGCTAA